One genomic region from Kamptonema formosum PCC 6407 encodes:
- a CDS encoding DUF4351 domain-containing protein, with the protein MLAQVAQEVAKIEPIDERRNLLTCADILAGLRFERDLIRQLFRNDLMRESVTYQAILEEGLERGVQQGVQQGIQQGIPQGKQEEALSLIMRLLTRRLGAIAPELQTQIQSLSLTELEELAEALLDFSQLTDLTTWLERQNQ; encoded by the coding sequence TTGCTCGCACAAGTTGCCCAAGAAGTTGCTAAAATTGAGCCAATCGATGAGCGGCGGAATCTGTTAACCTGTGCCGATATTCTCGCCGGTCTGCGGTTTGAAAGAGATTTGATTCGCCAACTATTTAGGAACGATCTTATGCGGGAATCTGTAACTTATCAAGCAATCCTTGAAGAAGGATTGGAACGAGGGGTTCAACAAGGAGTTCAACAAGGAATTCAACAAGGAATTCCACAAGGAAAGCAAGAGGAGGCCTTATCGCTGATTATGCGCTTACTCACTAGACGTTTAGGCGCGATCGCACCTGAGCTCCAAACTCAAATTCAATCATTATCCCTAACTGAATTGGAAGAACTAGCTGAGGCACTTTTAGACTTCTCTCAACTCACAGATTTAACTACTTGGTTAGAGCGGCAAAACCAATAG